From one Physeter macrocephalus isolate SW-GA chromosome 18, ASM283717v5, whole genome shotgun sequence genomic stretch:
- the LOC102980345 gene encoding LOW QUALITY PROTEIN: extended synaptotagmin-1-like (The sequence of the model RefSeq protein was modified relative to this genomic sequence to represent the inferred CDS: substituted 1 base at 1 genomic stop codon) has product MNSLIQTQKSAELAAALLSVYLERAEDLWLRKGTRPPSPYATLALGDTSHKTKTVFQTSAPVWDESASSLIRKPNSESLELQVRGEGTVTLGLLSLPFSELLVADRLCLDRWFMLSNGPGQELLRAQLRILVSQHSGVEVHSHSXSHSSSSLSEEPELWRGLPHITSSAPELRQRLTHSDSPLEAPAWTLGQVKLTVWYYSEERKVVSVIHSCWAFRQNGRDPPDAYMSLLLLPDKNRGTKRKTSQEKRTLNPEFNERFEWKLPLDEAFRRKLDVSVKSSSSFMSREHKLLGKVQLDLAEIDLSQGAVQWYDLMDDKDKGSS; this is encoded by the coding sequence ATGAACAGTTTGATCCAGACTCAGAAGAGTGCAGAACTGGCGGCAGCCCTGCTCTCCGTCTACCTGGAGCGGGCTGAGGACCTGTGGCTCCGAAAAGGTACCAGGCCTCCCAGCCCTTATGCTACTCTTGCTTTGGGAGATACTTCTCATAAAACTAAGACTGTCTTCCAAACGTCAGCCCCTGTCTGGGATGAGAGTGCCTCCTCTCTCATCAGGAAACCAAACTCTGAGAGCCTGGAGTTGCAGGTTCGGGGTGAGGGGACTGTCACACTGGGCTTGTTATCCCTGCCTTTCTCCGAGCTCCTCGTGGCTGACCGGCTCTGCTTGGACCGCTGGTTTATGCTCAGCAATGGTCCAGGGCAGGAGCTACTGCGAGCACAGCTCAGGATCCTGGTGTCCCAGCACTCAGGGGTGGAAGTTCACAGCCACAGCTAGAGCCACAGCTCCTCATCTCTGAGCGAAGAACCAGAGCTCTGGAGGGGACTCCCTCACATCACTTCCTCAGCCCCAGAGCTCCGGCAGCGCCTAACACACAGTGACAGTCCCCTTGAGGCTCCAGCCTGGACTCTGGGCCAGGTGAAACTGACTGTTTGGTACTACAGTGAAGAACGCAAGGTGGTCAGCGTCATTCACAGTTGTTGGGCTTTTCGACAAAATGGACGGGATCCCCCCGACGCCTACATGTCACTGTTGCTACTGCCAGACAAGAACCGGGGCACCAAGAGGAAGACCTCACAGGAGAAGAGGACCCTAAATCCTGAATTCAATGAACGGTTTGAGTGGAAATTGCCCCTGGATGAGGCCTTTCGGCGAAAGCTGGATGTCTCTGTGAAGTCTAGTTCCTCCTTCATGTCAAGAGAGCATAAGCTGCTGGGGAAGGTGCAGTTGGACCTCGCTGAGATAGACCTTTCCCAGGGTGCAGTCCAGTGGTATGACCTCATGGATGACAAGGACAAGGGCAGCTCCTAG